The genomic DNA AGGCAGGACCGGCTCGAGGCCCTCGCCGAGGAGATCCGCAGGGACCACGGGCGCCGCGCCGATGTCGTGCCCGCGGACCTCTCTGACACCGATGGCGTGAGGCAGCTGCTCAGCACCCTGGACGAGCGCGAGATCCGAATCACGGGACTCATCAACAACGCCGGATTCGGCAAGATCACGCCGCTCCATGAACAGGACCCGGACGAGGTCCACCGCATGATCAACCTCAATGTCACGGCCCTCACCGACCTGACGGTGGCCCTTCTGCCCCGCCTGCGCTCCTCGACTCACGGCCTCCTTGTCAACATCGCGAGCGTCGCGGCCTACCAGCCGATCCCGGAGATGGCCGTCTACGCGGCGACGAAGGCGTACGTCCTCAGCTTCACCGAGGCGCTCTGGGCCGAGTCTCGCGGGACGTCGCTCAAGGTCCTCGCGGTCTCCCCCGGGCCCACGGAGACGGAGTTCTTCGAGGTCGCCGGGCATTCGGCCGACGGCGGGCTGCCGCGCGCCACGGCCGCCGCCGTCGTCGAGACCACCCTGACGGCCCTGGACCGGAAGGACACGCCGCCGAGCGTCGCGGTGGGCCGGAGCGGGACGGCCGCCGCCCTGGCGG from Falsarthrobacter nasiphocae includes the following:
- a CDS encoding SDR family NAD(P)-dependent oxidoreductase translates to MTQHRSYSGHTILITGASSGIGEALAREFASRGADVVLSARRQDRLEALAEEIRRDHGRRADVVPADLSDTDGVRQLLSTLDEREIRITGLINNAGFGKITPLHEQDPDEVHRMINLNVTALTDLTVALLPRLRSSTHGLLVNIASVAAYQPIPEMAVYAATKAYVLSFTEALWAESRGTSLKVLAVSPGPTETEFFEVAGHSADGGLPRATAAAVVETTLTALDRKDTPPSVAVGRSGTAAALAGRMTPRRLLLPALRRGMSRRK